A stretch of the Polyangiaceae bacterium genome encodes the following:
- the recJ gene encoding single-stranded-DNA-specific exonuclease RecJ — protein sequence MPSPEVAELVPSPRPSLPAEAPPEAHALARAAGLTVTIADLMQRRGLTDPTELARFMDPKLSHLTPPDGMADRDAAAERIAFAIQQGETIAVFGDYDCDGITSAAIMTGILRALGGTVVPLLASRFDGGYGVSPAAVERIAASSAKLLVTCDCGSSDHVTLTDVRARGLDVIVIDHHLVPDEPLPTVAFLNPHRPECAFPYKGLASCGLALSVGAAVRARLGQSLDLRVWLDLVAIGTIADVAPLDGDNRALVRAGLRTLAEGRRPGVRALLELARFDAAHAPSGEDVAFRIAPRINAPGRLGKPDLALELLLATSHEEARAIGAEIERLSTERRSIQEKMIVEAVREIEEAGYHERPAIVVGRAGWNHGIVGIVAGRLASRYGKPVIAVGFEPSGHGRGSVRGPKGSRLHDALSQVQDVLERFGGHQAAAGVELRLDRLEDLREGFEKACEAAPALAPEDEHADTVWLHAADSPARVLGDVARLEPCGQGNPAPRVAVQAELVAAREVKGGHLKLELELPSSGRMSGFGVSMGARAGQLSGRVVVLGRLRRDAWRGGDAVEMRVEDVIGD from the coding sequence ATGCCGAGCCCCGAGGTCGCCGAGCTTGTTCCGAGTCCGCGACCCAGCCTGCCGGCGGAGGCGCCTCCCGAGGCGCACGCGTTGGCTCGCGCCGCCGGGCTGACGGTCACCATCGCCGACTTGATGCAGCGGCGCGGGCTCACCGATCCGACGGAGCTCGCGCGCTTCATGGACCCGAAGCTGTCGCACCTGACTCCTCCCGACGGCATGGCGGATCGCGACGCCGCGGCGGAGCGCATCGCCTTCGCCATCCAGCAGGGCGAGACCATCGCCGTGTTCGGCGACTACGACTGCGATGGCATCACCTCTGCCGCGATCATGACCGGGATCCTCCGCGCTCTGGGCGGTACGGTCGTGCCGCTCCTGGCCAGCCGCTTCGATGGCGGCTACGGCGTCTCGCCGGCCGCCGTGGAGCGCATCGCCGCGAGCAGCGCCAAGCTGCTCGTCACCTGCGACTGCGGCTCGTCCGATCACGTGACGTTGACCGACGTGCGGGCGCGAGGCCTCGACGTGATCGTGATCGATCACCACCTGGTGCCCGACGAGCCCCTGCCCACGGTCGCGTTCCTGAACCCGCACCGTCCGGAGTGCGCTTTCCCGTACAAGGGCCTGGCATCCTGTGGGCTCGCGCTGAGCGTCGGCGCCGCGGTGCGCGCTCGCCTGGGCCAGAGCCTGGATCTGCGCGTGTGGCTCGATCTGGTCGCCATCGGCACCATCGCCGACGTGGCGCCGCTCGACGGGGACAACCGCGCGCTGGTGCGCGCCGGGCTGCGCACGCTGGCCGAGGGCCGCCGCCCCGGCGTGCGTGCGCTGCTCGAGCTGGCCCGCTTCGACGCCGCCCACGCGCCGAGCGGCGAGGACGTGGCCTTCCGCATCGCGCCGCGCATCAACGCGCCGGGTCGCCTGGGCAAGCCCGATCTCGCGCTCGAGCTCCTGCTCGCCACGAGCCACGAAGAGGCCCGGGCCATCGGCGCGGAGATCGAGCGGCTCAGCACCGAGCGGCGCAGCATCCAGGAGAAGATGATCGTGGAGGCCGTGCGCGAGATCGAAGAGGCGGGCTACCACGAGCGGCCCGCCATCGTGGTCGGGCGCGCAGGTTGGAACCACGGGATCGTCGGCATCGTCGCCGGCCGCCTCGCGTCGCGCTACGGCAAGCCGGTGATCGCCGTCGGCTTCGAGCCCAGCGGCCACGGGCGCGGCTCGGTGCGCGGCCCCAAGGGCTCGCGCCTGCACGACGCGCTCTCCCAGGTCCAAGACGTGCTCGAGCGCTTCGGCGGACACCAAGCCGCCGCAGGAGTCGAGCTCCGGCTCGATCGCCTCGAGGATCTGCGCGAAGGCTTCGAGAAGGCCTGCGAGGCGGCGCCGGCCTTGGCGCCGGAGGACGAACACGCCGACACGGTCTGGCTCCACGCCGCCGACTCACCGGCGCGCGTGCTCGGCGACGTGGCGAGGCTCGAGCCCTGCGGCCAAGGGAACCCCGCTCCGCGCGTCGCGGTGCAGGCGGAGCTGGTCGCCGCGCGCGAAGTGAAGGGCGGTCACCTGAAGCTGGAGCTGGAGCTGCCCAGCTCCGGCCGCATGAGCGGCTTTGGCGTCAGCATGGGCGCGCGAGCCGGCCAGCTCAGTGGCCGCGTGGTCGTGCTCGGGCGCTTGCGCCGCGACGCCTGGCGCGGCGGCGACGCGGTGGAGATGCGCGTCGAAGACGTGATCGGCGACTGA
- a CDS encoding Uma2 family endonuclease: MRWTDRGAATDLTTGATSLGRDEVEYPSRDGRPMAETDTHRDELMAAIESLSARYADRDDVYVAGDLLIYYEEGNPKARFAPDVFVVFGVPKRQRRVYKLWEEGVAPAFVLELSSRGTWLDDAGNKKALCARFGVAEYFLFDPEADYLDPPLQGFRLVDGDLRRIEPDDRGVFVSETLGLSLHLENLRLVLIDLRTGERLLRYSELNHARQEANVARQEAEARARAAEDELARLRAELAKRGG, from the coding sequence ATGCGATGGACGGATCGAGGAGCCGCGACGGACTTGACCACGGGAGCCACCAGCCTGGGCCGCGACGAAGTCGAGTATCCGTCGCGCGACGGCCGGCCGATGGCTGAGACCGACACCCATCGCGACGAGCTGATGGCTGCCATCGAGTCGCTCTCGGCACGCTACGCCGACCGCGACGACGTGTACGTGGCCGGCGATCTCCTCATCTACTACGAAGAAGGCAATCCGAAGGCTCGCTTCGCCCCCGACGTCTTCGTGGTGTTCGGAGTGCCGAAGCGGCAGCGCAGGGTCTACAAGCTGTGGGAGGAGGGCGTCGCCCCGGCGTTCGTTCTGGAGCTCAGCTCGAGGGGCACCTGGCTCGACGATGCCGGCAACAAGAAGGCGCTCTGCGCGCGCTTCGGTGTCGCGGAGTACTTCCTGTTCGACCCAGAGGCCGACTACCTGGACCCTCCTCTTCAGGGCTTCCGGCTCGTGGACGGCGACCTCCGCCGCATCGAGCCGGACGACCGCGGCGTGTTCGTGAGCGAGACCCTGGGGCTTTCGCTGCACCTGGAGAACCTGCGGCTGGTGCTGATCGATCTCCGGACCGGCGAGCGCCTGCTGCGCTATTCGGAGCTGAACCACGCTCGGCAGGAGGCAAATGTCGCTCGGCAGGAGGCCGAAGCCCGCGCCCGAGCCGCGGAGGACGAGCTCGCTCGGCTCCGAGCCGAGCTCGCGAAGCGCGGCGGTTGA
- a CDS encoding chitobiase/beta-hexosaminidase C-terminal domain-containing protein, translated as MKLRLWTAHGLKKLAALSLAATLGVGGTVGCGGDDEGSGGSGGGKGGTGGTGGGGTGGGGTGGGGTGGGGTGGVSGGGGTGATGGVAGGGGTGGGGTGGVAGGGTGGGGTGGTGGGQLQPCDTPTFAPPAGTYTSAQSVTISTTTSGATIYYTTDGTNPNKNSVVYSAPLAITQDTTLRAMCDAPGFSDSLVGVAIYDINIPVGDVDPPTFNPAAGTQNNDFLLSLTSKTPAATICFTLDGSTPVCTNGVCQGTSQTYNSQTQVPINGNVTNANTGEVTVTAIACKAGGAKDGVTPAQKYTLKVATPQLNTPAPGDYDYVTTPTGNDQSPLLSSATNGAVTGRFTTAPAAAPTCVSGQLVNGGNNLPTNWAFDSKTGNKKWSFVACKAGYLGSDAYTAEYKYKLNAPTHDKATGTYTNTVTVNIAHAANAGASGAYTCTTMDGTAPTCGASSSCGGTGTKNATSINVTKTGTNVRSVACGPAFEVSDEASTTYTLQLNKPVFSPPTGTPVNANGTLNVDIDPGAGAVPDFICYSTTAAVPDCTCTASGLTKALPSGWATVNVSAGTTINAMACKADYLSASDSATYQAANKMANPTITPGTGTLNNNVNVTFENNDTTQGAIICYTTDGSDPGCTGTCVTVAKAGAGDSATVNNLATQTNATIKARACDSASPDVKTNSDVVTVLYTLKVATPTLNNGIPAPGSVPIGTNIAWDSATSTTTSYYTTDGSTPDCTGGSGVFGKSVTILNPAQTTIKAISCRPNFIPSDVATFTYSYFVQTPVLSQATATLNDYFTLGVTNAPSSLVPSNKFCYTTDGSNPSCTGGVCGFGSLSAGCTSTSCSINVTKTETVKVIACNATGLPSSAQASGTYTLNVGPIAWTPDPTNPFSTPQSVSFVPNPVPTGLATGYTACWAKGTASIPPQPNTCAGLEAYLEANSGNNAWTCAFQTTGAANSLGTISTTTTVHAVACKEGMTWSTSTKIYSLNPYSHTIVVDGQNDFNAADALQTMCSTWPDQAYLSWDANRIYLGWDGTYFSTGEVISAYFGDGVQGTNISDTPARTIMPGAKMLYHLRWQNTTLNPVLRKWNVTNSVWEDSTIPVVLGYTGGTGGPAYVEFSFLRSDIGSPSNLRFNVWIWGGGWITGVPCTLPGTMNANSFNFDLTAASTPSSYVGIP; from the coding sequence ATGAAACTGAGATTGTGGACGGCACATGGGCTGAAGAAGCTCGCCGCCCTATCGCTCGCAGCCACGCTTGGGGTTGGGGGAACGGTAGGTTGCGGTGGGGATGACGAAGGCAGCGGGGGCTCCGGGGGCGGCAAAGGCGGAACCGGTGGAACCGGCGGCGGCGGAACCGGCGGCGGTGGAACCGGCGGCGGTGGAACCGGCGGCGGTGGAACCGGCGGCGTGTCCGGCGGCGGCGGAACCGGCGCTACCGGTGGCGTAGCCGGCGGCGGCGGAACCGGCGGCGGCGGAACCGGCGGCGTAGCCGGCGGCGGAACCGGCGGCGGCGGAACCGGCGGCACCGGTGGCGGCCAGCTCCAGCCCTGCGACACCCCGACGTTCGCGCCCCCGGCGGGCACGTACACCAGCGCGCAGAGCGTCACCATCTCGACGACTACGTCCGGCGCGACGATCTACTACACCACGGACGGAACGAACCCGAACAAGAACAGCGTCGTCTACAGCGCGCCGCTCGCCATCACGCAGGACACCACGCTCCGCGCCATGTGCGACGCGCCCGGCTTCTCCGACTCGCTCGTCGGCGTAGCCATCTACGACATCAACATTCCGGTCGGCGACGTGGATCCGCCTACGTTCAACCCGGCGGCGGGCACGCAGAACAACGACTTCCTGCTCTCGCTCACCAGCAAGACGCCGGCGGCGACGATTTGCTTCACACTCGATGGCTCGACTCCGGTCTGCACGAACGGCGTCTGCCAGGGCACGTCTCAGACGTACAACTCGCAGACCCAGGTACCGATCAACGGCAACGTGACCAACGCCAACACCGGCGAGGTCACGGTGACCGCCATCGCGTGCAAGGCGGGCGGTGCGAAGGACGGCGTCACGCCGGCCCAGAAGTACACCCTGAAGGTCGCGACGCCTCAGCTCAATACGCCGGCGCCGGGGGACTACGACTACGTGACCACCCCGACCGGCAACGATCAGAGCCCGCTGCTCTCTTCGGCGACCAACGGCGCGGTCACCGGGCGCTTCACCACCGCTCCGGCGGCGGCCCCGACCTGCGTCAGCGGCCAGCTGGTCAACGGCGGCAACAACCTGCCGACCAACTGGGCGTTCGACTCCAAGACCGGTAACAAGAAGTGGTCCTTCGTCGCCTGCAAGGCTGGCTACCTGGGCTCCGATGCCTACACGGCGGAGTACAAGTACAAGCTCAACGCGCCGACCCACGACAAGGCCACGGGCACCTACACCAACACCGTGACCGTCAACATCGCGCACGCCGCCAACGCCGGCGCCAGCGGGGCCTACACCTGCACCACCATGGACGGCACGGCGCCGACCTGTGGCGCGTCCAGCAGCTGCGGCGGCACGGGCACCAAGAACGCCACGTCGATCAACGTCACCAAGACGGGCACCAACGTGCGCAGCGTCGCCTGCGGCCCTGCCTTCGAGGTCTCCGACGAGGCGAGCACCACCTACACGCTCCAGCTGAACAAGCCGGTGTTCTCGCCCCCGACCGGCACCCCGGTCAACGCCAACGGCACGCTCAACGTCGACATCGACCCGGGCGCGGGCGCCGTGCCGGACTTCATCTGCTACTCGACGACCGCTGCGGTGCCGGACTGCACCTGCACGGCCTCGGGGCTGACCAAGGCACTCCCGTCCGGGTGGGCCACGGTCAACGTCTCGGCGGGCACCACCATCAACGCGATGGCCTGCAAGGCGGACTACCTGAGCGCGTCGGATAGCGCCACGTACCAGGCGGCGAACAAGATGGCCAACCCGACCATCACGCCCGGCACCGGCACGCTGAACAACAACGTGAACGTCACGTTCGAGAACAACGACACCACTCAGGGCGCCATCATCTGCTACACCACCGACGGCAGTGACCCGGGCTGCACCGGCACCTGCGTCACCGTGGCCAAGGCCGGCGCGGGCGACTCGGCGACGGTCAACAACCTGGCCACGCAGACCAACGCCACCATCAAGGCGCGGGCCTGCGACTCGGCGAGCCCCGACGTGAAGACGAACTCCGACGTCGTGACGGTGCTGTACACGCTCAAGGTCGCCACGCCGACGCTGAACAACGGCATCCCGGCGCCCGGCAGCGTGCCCATCGGCACCAACATCGCGTGGGACTCGGCCACGTCGACGACCACCAGCTACTACACCACGGACGGCAGCACCCCGGACTGCACCGGTGGCTCGGGCGTGTTCGGCAAGTCGGTCACGATCCTGAACCCGGCGCAGACCACCATCAAGGCCATCTCGTGCCGGCCGAACTTCATCCCCTCGGACGTCGCCACGTTCACCTACTCGTACTTCGTTCAGACGCCGGTGCTCTCGCAGGCCACGGCCACGCTGAACGACTACTTCACTCTGGGTGTCACCAACGCGCCGTCCAGCCTCGTTCCGTCGAACAAGTTCTGCTACACCACCGACGGCTCGAACCCGAGCTGCACCGGTGGGGTGTGTGGCTTCGGCTCGTTGTCTGCGGGCTGCACCTCGACCTCGTGCAGCATCAACGTGACCAAGACCGAAACGGTCAAGGTCATCGCCTGCAACGCGACCGGCCTGCCGAGCTCGGCCCAGGCGTCCGGCACCTATACGCTGAACGTCGGCCCCATCGCTTGGACGCCGGATCCGACGAACCCGTTCTCGACGCCGCAGAGCGTGTCGTTCGTTCCGAACCCGGTCCCGACCGGGCTCGCGACCGGCTACACCGCCTGCTGGGCGAAGGGCACCGCGAGCATCCCGCCGCAGCCGAACACCTGCGCGGGGCTCGAGGCCTACCTCGAGGCGAACTCCGGCAACAACGCCTGGACCTGCGCGTTCCAGACCACTGGTGCAGCAAACTCGCTGGGGACGATCTCCACGACGACCACGGTTCACGCCGTGGCCTGCAAGGAGGGCATGACCTGGTCGACGAGCACGAAGATCTACTCGCTGAACCCCTACTCGCACACCATCGTCGTGGACGGGCAGAACGACTTCAACGCCGCGGACGCTCTCCAGACGATGTGCTCGACCTGGCCCGACCAGGCGTACCTGTCGTGGGACGCAAACCGGATCTACCTCGGCTGGGACGGCACCTACTTCAGCACGGGCGAGGTCATCAGCGCCTACTTCGGCGATGGCGTCCAGGGGACGAACATCTCCGACACGCCGGCGCGCACCATCATGCCAGGGGCGAAGATGCTCTACCACCTGAGGTGGCAGAACACGACTCTGAACCCCGTGTTGCGGAAGTGGAACGTGACCAACTCCGTATGGGAAGACTCCACCATCCCAGTCGTCCTCGGTTACACCGGGGGGACGGGTGGCCCGGCCTACGTGGAGTTCTCGTTCCTCCGGAGCGACATCGGCAGCCCCTCGAACCTGAGGTTCAACGTCTGGATCTGGGGCGGCGGGTGGATCACGGGCGTACCCTGCACGCTTCCGGGTACGATGAACGCCAACTCGTTCAACTTCGACCTCACCGCAGCGAGCACACCGTCGTCCTACGTCGGCATCCCCTGA
- a CDS encoding MCE family protein: protein MSLKREIKVGLFVLVGMTVFGLVIFLIGDERQAFERKDTYRAVFDDVQGLKRGSTVRMGGVDVGAVSDVRYSDDPDDLKLYVSFTVVKDEARRIRADSWVMIDNKGLLGDKMVTLKAGSAGAERIVAGGVVPTKTAKDLGDMMGQVANISAKAESVMGNLEKTTGVMAEERFTEDVKGTARSLNSILKSLDEGNGYAARLLKDPAEAEKLSRTLTNLEKTTAELNQTLRGVNAIVNRVQAGPGFAHDVVYGDAPTKTVTSFGNAAEELALTLKGIREGNGPAKSLIYGDDKSQELMSNLNVMSRDLRQIVAGVRAGKGTVGALLVDPSVYEDIKMVLGNVERNKAVRALVRYSIKQDETRPKVEVKDPGAPAPKPAPPADARASSKGE, encoded by the coding sequence ATGTCCCTCAAGCGCGAGATCAAGGTCGGACTGTTCGTGCTCGTGGGCATGACCGTCTTCGGCCTCGTCATCTTCTTGATTGGAGACGAGCGGCAGGCCTTCGAGCGCAAGGACACCTACCGTGCGGTCTTCGACGACGTGCAGGGCCTGAAGCGGGGATCCACCGTGCGCATGGGCGGCGTGGACGTGGGCGCGGTGTCGGACGTGCGCTACTCCGACGACCCGGACGACCTGAAGCTGTACGTGAGCTTCACCGTGGTGAAGGACGAGGCGCGCCGCATCCGAGCCGACAGCTGGGTCATGATCGACAACAAGGGCCTGCTCGGCGACAAGATGGTGACGCTCAAGGCCGGATCAGCTGGGGCGGAGCGCATCGTGGCGGGCGGGGTGGTGCCGACCAAGACCGCCAAGGACCTGGGCGACATGATGGGACAGGTCGCCAACATCAGCGCCAAGGCCGAGAGCGTGATGGGCAACCTGGAGAAGACCACCGGCGTCATGGCCGAGGAGCGCTTCACCGAGGACGTGAAGGGCACCGCGCGCTCGCTCAACAGCATCCTGAAGTCGCTCGACGAGGGCAACGGCTACGCGGCGAGGCTGTTGAAGGACCCTGCCGAGGCAGAGAAGCTGTCGCGCACGCTCACCAACCTGGAGAAGACGACCGCGGAGCTCAATCAGACCCTACGCGGCGTGAACGCCATCGTGAACCGCGTGCAGGCCGGCCCCGGCTTCGCGCACGACGTGGTCTACGGCGACGCGCCGACCAAGACGGTGACCTCGTTCGGCAACGCCGCGGAGGAGCTGGCTCTCACGCTCAAGGGGATCCGCGAGGGCAACGGCCCGGCCAAGAGCCTGATCTACGGCGACGACAAGTCGCAGGAGCTGATGAGCAACCTGAACGTGATGAGCCGAGATCTGCGCCAGATCGTCGCCGGCGTGCGCGCGGGCAAGGGCACCGTGGGCGCGCTGCTCGTGGACCCGAGCGTCTACGAGGACATCAAGATGGTGCTCGGCAACGTCGAGCGGAACAAGGCGGTGCGTGCCCTGGTTCGCTACAGCATCAAGCAAGACGAGACCCGTCCCAAGGTCGAGGTCAAGGACCCCGGCGCGCCCGCGCCGAAGCCGGCGCCGCCTGCCGACGCCCGCGCTTCGAGCAAAGGTGAGTGA
- a CDS encoding DUF4185 domain-containing protein gives MPARIQRRNRCLPMLAALVLLGCADDAWVPVVAAETWPEADAMFRSDPRWLGGDGALSIPLGGDRILWLFGDSFVATSDKGDRHESEMVRNTVAIQIGTDPTSATLSFAWRTDPDGSPAPFFSDQGDEWHWPAHGARLPGGPLFVFLAAQRATPGQGLGFTEAGWRLVTIDNPDDEPLAWQLSWRDGPELAADPTATLGTAVVLEGSHVYATASARGSAHAGWLARFATSDLAAGPLEPEWWAGPSLGWARANQLENQAPSQIMSDVGSECSLHFEPRVGSHLHVASRGFGATTIAVRSSKQLTGPWSPQEDVMTPPESRESDAFVYAAKAHPVLDTGHSDGLAVTYATNAFDFEALFTPLGQEQLYWPRFVRLTLSR, from the coding sequence ATGCCCGCGCGGATCCAGCGCAGGAACCGATGTCTGCCGATGCTCGCGGCGCTCGTGCTCCTGGGCTGCGCCGACGACGCCTGGGTGCCCGTCGTCGCGGCGGAGACCTGGCCGGAGGCGGACGCGATGTTTCGAAGCGATCCACGCTGGCTCGGCGGCGACGGCGCGCTCTCGATTCCGCTCGGAGGGGACCGCATCCTCTGGCTCTTCGGCGACAGCTTCGTCGCCACCAGCGACAAGGGAGATCGGCACGAGTCGGAGATGGTCAGGAACACGGTGGCGATCCAGATCGGGACGGATCCGACCTCGGCCACCCTGAGCTTCGCGTGGCGCACCGATCCCGACGGCTCTCCGGCGCCGTTCTTCTCCGATCAAGGCGACGAGTGGCACTGGCCGGCCCACGGCGCTCGCTTGCCGGGCGGTCCGCTCTTCGTGTTCCTCGCCGCACAACGCGCGACGCCGGGCCAGGGCCTCGGCTTCACCGAGGCCGGCTGGCGCCTGGTGACGATCGACAACCCCGACGACGAGCCGCTGGCGTGGCAGCTGAGCTGGCGCGACGGACCCGAGCTCGCCGCCGATCCCACGGCGACGCTGGGCACCGCGGTCGTGCTCGAAGGGTCGCACGTGTACGCGACTGCGAGCGCGCGGGGCTCTGCACACGCCGGCTGGCTGGCGCGATTTGCAACATCCGACCTCGCGGCCGGGCCGCTCGAGCCCGAGTGGTGGGCGGGGCCGTCGCTCGGATGGGCGCGAGCAAATCAGCTGGAAAACCAGGCTCCCAGCCAGATCATGAGCGACGTCGGCTCGGAGTGCTCGCTGCACTTCGAGCCCCGGGTCGGCTCCCACCTCCACGTCGCGAGCCGCGGCTTCGGCGCGACGACCATCGCGGTGCGCAGCTCGAAGCAGCTCACCGGTCCCTGGTCTCCCCAAGAGGACGTGATGACACCGCCGGAGTCGCGCGAGAGCGACGCCTTCGTGTACGCGGCGAAGGCGCACCCCGTGCTCGACACCGGGCATTCCGACGGTCTCGCGGTCACTTACGCGACCAACGCGTTCGATTTCGAGGCGCTGTTCACGCCTCTTGGACAAGAGCAGCTGTACTGGCCGCGCTTCGTGCGACTCACGCTGTCGCGTTAG
- a CDS encoding ABC transporter ATP-binding protein: MPRLTLPGWGATLPRLVQQEPVIREVTPLISFRGVCKAFGQKVVYRGLDLDVYRGEVITIVGGSGVGKSVMLKLLIGLLTADRGSITFNGQEITKMSEDELSRVRQRIAMLFQSGALFDSLSVGENVAYGLEEHYREKMSKAEIKERVHWALGLVGLPGVEEMRPADLSGGMRKRVGLARAIAVQPEVVLYDEPTTGLDPINTARVNHMIMGLQEKLHFTSIVVTHDMKSAFTISDRMAMVHSGTVICQGPVAEFRASTDPRVHDFIEGRAPVKESVEALLSTG, encoded by the coding sequence ATGCCACGGCTGACGCTGCCCGGGTGGGGCGCTACGCTTCCACGCCTGGTGCAGCAAGAACCCGTCATCCGCGAGGTCACGCCGCTCATCTCGTTTCGCGGCGTGTGCAAGGCCTTCGGTCAGAAGGTCGTGTACCGCGGGCTCGACCTGGACGTGTACCGCGGCGAGGTGATCACCATCGTCGGCGGCTCCGGCGTCGGCAAGAGCGTGATGTTGAAGCTCCTGATCGGCCTCCTGACCGCCGACCGCGGCAGCATCACCTTCAACGGGCAAGAGATCACCAAGATGAGCGAAGACGAGCTGTCGAGAGTGCGGCAGCGCATCGCGATGCTGTTCCAGAGCGGCGCCTTGTTCGACTCGCTGAGCGTCGGCGAGAACGTCGCCTACGGGCTCGAGGAACACTACCGCGAGAAGATGAGCAAGGCCGAGATCAAGGAGCGCGTGCACTGGGCGCTCGGCCTGGTGGGGCTCCCCGGCGTCGAGGAGATGCGGCCCGCCGATCTGTCGGGCGGGATGCGCAAACGCGTCGGGTTGGCCCGGGCCATCGCCGTGCAGCCCGAGGTCGTGCTCTACGACGAGCCGACCACGGGGCTCGACCCCATCAACACTGCGCGCGTGAACCACATGATCATGGGCCTACAGGAGAAGCTGCACTTCACCAGCATCGTGGTGACCCACGACATGAAGAGCGCCTTCACCATCAGCGACCGCATGGCGATGGTGCACTCCGGCACGGTCATCTGTCAGGGACCGGTCGCCGAGTTCCGGGCCTCGACCGATCCGCGCGTGCACGACTTCATCGAAGGGCGGGCGCCGGTCAAGGAGTCCGTCGAGGCGCTGCTCAGCACGGGCTGA